The Bacteroides ovatus genomic interval GAGAAATATAAAGAAGGAGTGCTGAACGGTATTCAATATCTGCTCAAATCGCAGTATGAAAACGGAGGATGGCCTCAATTTTATCCACGTCCCAAAGGTTATTATGTACAAATCACCTACAATGACAATGCAATGGTAAGAGTCATGAATCAACTTCGGAGCATATACGAAAAGAAAGCTCCATATACTTTTCTTCCTGACAATATCTGCGAACAAGCACGCAATGCATTCAACAAAGGTATAGAGTGTATACTCAAAACGCAGGTGTGCCAAAATGGTGAATTAACAGTATGGTGCGCCCAACACGACCGTGTCACTTTGGAACCCTGCAAAGCACGTGCTTATGAACTTCCGTCACTAAGCGGACAAGAGTCGGACAATATTGTATTGCTGTTGATGTCACTTCCTAATCCATCCACAGACATTGTAAAATCCATAGAAGGAGCAATCAAATGGTTCCAAAAGTCTAAAATAAAAGGAATACAGAAGGAATATTTCACTAACGGTGAAGGTAAAAAAGACTATCGTATGGTTCCCTGTGAAGACTGTCCAACTCTCTGGGCACGTTTTTATGAACTGGAAACGAATCGGCCTTTTTTCTGCGACCGTGACGGCATTAAAAAATATGATATATCGGAAATCGGGCATGAGCGCCGGAATGGTTATAGTTGGTATAACAAAGATGGTAGTAAGGTATTGAAGAGATATGAAAAATGGAAAAAAGAACAGAACAAGTAATCACAAATGATGAAAGGCTGATATCTACACTACAAAAATAAATATCCGGAAAGTCTTTAAGTCCTCAAAAGATGAAATCCCCTCACTACATTGCAGAGTGAGGGGATTTTATAAATTCAGGGCATTTAGCCTCTTCTTAAAGTTTTATCCCAACAGGTTAAAACCGGTTATTTTGTGCAATTCCACGGTTTCAACTGTTTGAAGAAGTCATTACCCTTATCATCCACCAAGATAAATGCAGGGAAGTTTTCTACTTCAATTTTCCAGATGGCTTCCATACCCAATTCCGGATATTCCACACATTCGATGCTCTTGATGTTATTCTGTGCAAGGATAGCTGCCGGACCTCCGATAGAGCCAAGATAGAAACCACCATATTTCTTACAAGCATCTGTCACTTGCTGGCTACGGTTACCTTTTGCCAACATGACCATGCTGCCGCCATGACTTTGGAACAGTTCTACATAAGAGTCCATACGTCCTGCTGTAGTAGGACCCATAGAACCACAAGCCATGCCTTCCGGAGTTTTTGCCGGACCTGCATAATAAATAGGATGATCCTTAATATATTGTGGCAAGTCTTCGCCGCGATCCAAACGTTCTTTCAGTTTAGCATGGGCGATGTCACGACCTACGATGATCGTTCCGTTCAATGACAGACGAGTAGCTACCGGATATTTAGTCAGCTCTTTCAGGATTTCAGGCATCGGACGGTTCAGGTCGATCTTTACAACATCACCTTCACCTGCTTGACGCAGTTCTACAGGAATAAGTTCGCCCGGATTTGAATCCAGTTTCTCAATCCAGATACCTTCCTTATTGATTTTACATTTGATGTTACGGTCGGCAGAGCAAGATACTCCCAAGCCTACCGGACAAGAAGCACCGTGACGAGGCAAACGGATGATGCGTACGTCATGAGCAAGATATTTACCTCCGAATTGCGCGCCCAATCCAATTTTGTGAGCTTCTGCCAAAACTTCTTTTTCCAGTTCGATGTCGCGGAATGCACGGCCATATTCGTTTCCAGTAGTCGGCAAGTTATCATAGAAATGAGTAGAAGCCAGCTTCACTGTCAATAAGTTCTTTTCAGCAGAAGTTCCACCGATCACGAAAGCGATATGATAAGGAGGGCAAGCGGCTGTTCCCAATGTTTTCATTTTTTCAACCAGGAATGGAACCAGTGTACCGGGATTCAGGATCGCTTTTGTTTCCTGATACAAATATGTCTTGTTGGCAGAACCACCACCTTTTGTTACGCAAAGGAATTCGTATTCCATACCTTCGGTAGCTTCGATGTCAATCTGTGCAGGGAGGTTACATTTTGTATTTACCTCATCATACATATTCAAAGGCGCATTCTGTGAATAACGCAGGTTCTCTTCAGTGTATGTTTTATATACGCCCAGTGAAAGCGCTTCTTCATCAGAATATCCAGTCCATACCTGCTGTCCTTTTTCACCATGGATAATAGCAGTACCAGTGTCCTGACAGAAAGGAAGTACACCTTTTGAAGCAACTTCCGCGTTACGCAGGAAAGTCAATGCCACATACTTATCGTTTTCACTTGCTTCCGGATCACTCAGAATCTTAGCAACTTGTTCGTTGTGCGAACGACGAAGCATGAATGATACATCACGAAAAGCTGCATTAGCCATCGCAGTCAAACCTTCTTTCTCAATTTTCAGGATAGGATTTCCTTCAAACTCGCTTACTGATACATAGTCTTTTGTAAGCAGATAATACTCAGTTGTATCTTTTCCCTTTTCAAACATGGGCTGATACTTAAACGGAGGTGTTGCCATAAGTTTCTTATTTTATTACGTAATGTTAGTTAGTGTGGCAAAGGTAGTAATTAAGAATGAAGAATGGCGAATGATGAATGAAGAATTAAGAATGAATAACGGAGAAAAGCAGGAACAGCAAAAGACAATCATAAACAATAAACAACGAGCGGTAAACAAGCTATGCCATTCATTGACATCTGCCGTTCACCGCTCACTATTTTATTTACAGTTTGCTATTTATCATATCCTGTTTATCATCCACAGTTCGCCATCTGCCACTCCTATTATGATTCGATTGCTTCAATCCGTTTGATTAACTCGTTTCCAAGAGCTGTTTTATCTTCAATATGTTTCAAGACGGCAGTCACAAAGGTATTACTTTCGAAATCACCGCGTACTTGCTCAAAATCCTGCTTCATTTCGTCGTGGGAGCCGTCAGCACCAAATCCGGTCATGGAAGACAACGAAAATTCTTTCTTGGCATCCTCATATACCATCTTATCCAATCCGACAACAGCTTGCTGCCACGCTTTCACGATACCGATGATATCTTGTGCTGTAATCGTTTCCGGATTCAGGCCGTAGAATTCCTGAATCTTATGATAAGCCCATGTCCATTCATAGGTATAATAATTCTCGTGCATTTCTGCAAAGCTTGCATTGATGGATTTCAAACGATTGACTGTTCCATTCTCAATACCATCCAACAATCGGTCGATTTCACTCTTGGGAGCAATCAGTCCGGAAACATCCACCCATTCGCCAAGTCCGATTTCCGTGTCAGGTTTCAGTCGCTGACGGATTTCTTCATTGGTCTGGAAATTAATACCCTCCAATCGTTTTATGATGGAGTTTCCCAAGAACTTGTGAATGGCGATTTCATAAAAACGAATTCCGTTATTCAGAGAAGAGTTCTTGATTTTAGCACTCTGGTAGGAGTAGATCTCTGAAGTTTCACCGGATACACGTTTCAATTCTTTCAAAATGGAACGTCCTTTAAACATCTTCTGAATGGTATAAGGACTCAGCAGGTTATAATTGATATAATCCAGCCGGTTCGGATCTTTTCGCTTATCACGCTTTGGCCATTTCTGTGCGTCACGGATAGTACCTACACTTCTCAAATTAACTCCCGGAACCAGATAAGTGGTATTCCGCTGCTCTATCAGGTAAGAGAAAGGAAGATTGGAAGTATCGGCATGATTAACATGACGTCCCATTACCAAAGAGAAAGCCCCGACACGTGCCGGCCACAGGATATATGAATCGGAAGTGGTCTTCGCTCCTCTCTCCATCGTTCCCTGATGGATAGGACCTAACTTATACATGTGATTACTCTGATTGGACCCCGAACCCGCATTCATAAACGAGAACATACCGGCAATCAATAAAGTAGATTTATGGTGTGTCACAGTGAAAGGACCTGCAAAAATAGCACATGCCTCACCGTTCTCTCCCTGACAATTACTGAAGAATAAAGAATCGGAAGCGGAATAATTGTGTCCCAGTTTACAGGATTGTCCGACGAAACAACGAGTCAACATCGTGCCGTCATCCACTTTAGAGCCGGAAGAGATGATAAAGTCATCACAGATTACACCATGTCCGATATGTACAGGTGCCGTCACATTACTATTGACGCTGCCATTGGATAAGCGGCAGGTCCCACAGATATGGCAGTAATCACCAATCCGGACATTCTTGATCGAGCCCGTATTGAGAATCATCACATGATTGCCAATACTGCCGACAGCAGAAGCATGTTTATTGGAATAATAATCCGCAATAGATTTCATACGGTTTATCAGCTCGGGACGATGGCGGTACAGTGCAAGAATATATGCCTGGTGCGCAGACAATTTATCGTTCATCAACACCTCACGGCCTCCTGTTTCATTCAAGACAGCCACTTCTACCCCATTACCAAAAGTGCTTAACCTATCCACTAAAATAATATCTACATTCTCAATGAAGGTGTCACTGCCAATCTCATAATTAGCAATATAGTTCTGTATATTCTCAATACAGCAGTTATCGCCCACCGACACATTGTGCAACGTCACATGACGTAATCCCGAATGTTTCTTGATTCCCCCCGGCAATGTAAATTCAGCTTCGAATACCCCCAGTTTTACTTCACCCGAGAAACGGGTATGATGGACGTACTCACAATTAAAACCCTCTGCCACTGATACATTTCCCCAATCATCGGCCAGACATGACTGGCTCTTCAACTGAAGTATCTCATCTTCAGTCAATCTACGATAGTCTTTCATCTTAATAATGTGTTAATGTGCCCATATGCCAATGTGCCAATTCTGATGCAGTATGCGCAACCAATTGGCACATCAGCACATTAGCATATTGATTATTCTTCCTCTTCTTCGTAGGTCTGATAAAGAAAATCGTTATAGGGATATTTCTGAACGTGTAATTCTTTCACTCGCTGATAAACTACATTTTTCAGTTCGTCTATATTGATTCGTTCGCGGGCGGAAATAAAGAGGCAGTTATCCTCCATTTTTGCCATCCACGTCTTCATCAGTTCTTCGAGTGTTAAGTTTTCCTTTGTTCGGGGGGTAAGGTCGTCCGGCGCTTTCTCCACGTAGGTGTAAGCGTCTATTTTATTAAATACAAGTATCATAGGTTTGCCACTGCCTCCAATCTCTGCCAGGGTCTTGTTCACCACCTCAATCTGTTCCTCAAATCCGGGGTGGGAAATATCGACTACGTGCACAAGCAAATCTGCTTCACGTACCTCATCCAGGGTAGATTTAAAAGATTCTACCAAGTCGGTAGGTAACTTGCGAATAAACCCTACTGTATCTGACAACAGGAACGGTAGATTATCGATAATCACTTTGCGCACAGTAGTGTCTAAAGTAGCGAACAGTTTGTTTTCCGCAAACACTTCACTCTTGGAGAGAAGATTCATCATGGTTGATTTTCCCACATTGGTATAACCAACCAGTGCAACACGTATCATGCGTCCGCGATTCTTGCGTTGGGTAGCTTTCTGCTTGTCAATCTCCGCCAGACGTTCTTTCAGCAATGACATACGGTTCAGGATGATACGGCGGTCCATCTCAAGCT includes:
- the pelA gene encoding pectate lyase encodes the protein MRKPGFFLLLLFILTNASAQKATDYRKQQNYKEWVHIAPKFDDDFFKTEEAQRIGDNVLLYQQITGGWPKNIYMPAELTEQEYKAALKAKEDINQSTIDNNATTTEIEYLARLYLATQKEKYKEGVLNGIQYLLKSQYENGGWPQFYPRPKGYYVQITYNDNAMVRVMNQLRSIYEKKAPYTFLPDNICEQARNAFNKGIECILKTQVCQNGELTVWCAQHDRVTLEPCKARAYELPSLSGQESDNIVLLLMSLPNPSTDIVKSIEGAIKWFQKSKIKGIQKEYFTNGEGKKDYRMVPCEDCPTLWARFYELETNRPFFCDRDGIKKYDISEIGHERRNGYSWYNKDGSKVLKRYEKWKKEQNK
- a CDS encoding fumarate hydratase, which translates into the protein MATPPFKYQPMFEKGKDTTEYYLLTKDYVSVSEFEGNPILKIEKEGLTAMANAAFRDVSFMLRRSHNEQVAKILSDPEASENDKYVALTFLRNAEVASKGVLPFCQDTGTAIIHGEKGQQVWTGYSDEEALSLGVYKTYTEENLRYSQNAPLNMYDEVNTKCNLPAQIDIEATEGMEYEFLCVTKGGGSANKTYLYQETKAILNPGTLVPFLVEKMKTLGTAACPPYHIAFVIGGTSAEKNLLTVKLASTHFYDNLPTTGNEYGRAFRDIELEKEVLAEAHKIGLGAQFGGKYLAHDVRIIRLPRHGASCPVGLGVSCSADRNIKCKINKEGIWIEKLDSNPGELIPVELRQAGEGDVVKIDLNRPMPEILKELTKYPVATRLSLNGTIIVGRDIAHAKLKERLDRGEDLPQYIKDHPIYYAGPAKTPEGMACGSMGPTTAGRMDSYVELFQSHGGSMVMLAKGNRSQQVTDACKKYGGFYLGSIGGPAAILAQNNIKSIECVEYPELGMEAIWKIEVENFPAFILVDDKGNDFFKQLKPWNCTK
- a CDS encoding DUF4954 family protein; the protein is MKDYRRLTEDEILQLKSQSCLADDWGNVSVAEGFNCEYVHHTRFSGEVKLGVFEAEFTLPGGIKKHSGLRHVTLHNVSVGDNCCIENIQNYIANYEIGSDTFIENVDIILVDRLSTFGNGVEVAVLNETGGREVLMNDKLSAHQAYILALYRHRPELINRMKSIADYYSNKHASAVGSIGNHVMILNTGSIKNVRIGDYCHICGTCRLSNGSVNSNVTAPVHIGHGVICDDFIISSGSKVDDGTMLTRCFVGQSCKLGHNYSASDSLFFSNCQGENGEACAIFAGPFTVTHHKSTLLIAGMFSFMNAGSGSNQSNHMYKLGPIHQGTMERGAKTTSDSYILWPARVGAFSLVMGRHVNHADTSNLPFSYLIEQRNTTYLVPGVNLRSVGTIRDAQKWPKRDKRKDPNRLDYINYNLLSPYTIQKMFKGRSILKELKRVSGETSEIYSYQSAKIKNSSLNNGIRFYEIAIHKFLGNSIIKRLEGINFQTNEEIRQRLKPDTEIGLGEWVDVSGLIAPKSEIDRLLDGIENGTVNRLKSINASFAEMHENYYTYEWTWAYHKIQEFYGLNPETITAQDIIGIVKAWQQAVVGLDKMVYEDAKKEFSLSSMTGFGADGSHDEMKQDFEQVRGDFESNTFVTAVLKHIEDKTALGNELIKRIEAIES
- the hflX gene encoding GTPase HflX; protein product: MKEFVISEAKVETAVLVGLITQTQDERKTNEYLDELAFLAETAGAEVVKRFTQKLPTANSVTYVGKGKLEEIRQYIHDEEEAEREVGMVIFDDELSAKQIRNIEAELKVKILDRTSLILDIFAMRAQTANAKTQVELAQYKYMLPRLQRLWTHLERQGGGSGAGGGKGSVGLRGPGETQLEMDRRIILNRMSLLKERLAEIDKQKATQRKNRGRMIRVALVGYTNVGKSTMMNLLSKSEVFAENKLFATLDTTVRKVIIDNLPFLLSDTVGFIRKLPTDLVESFKSTLDEVREADLLVHVVDISHPGFEEQIEVVNKTLAEIGGSGKPMILVFNKIDAYTYVEKAPDDLTPRTKENLTLEELMKTWMAKMEDNCLFISARERINIDELKNVVYQRVKELHVQKYPYNDFLYQTYEEEEE